A single window of Ovis canadensis isolate MfBH-ARS-UI-01 breed Bighorn chromosome 15, ARS-UI_OviCan_v2, whole genome shotgun sequence DNA harbors:
- the LOC138420207 gene encoding olfactory receptor 10AG1-like has protein sequence MEPQKNLVNVNLTSMMEFVLLGFSDIPNLQMFLFVIFLFTYVITLMGNGIIILITGTDQTLQTPMYFFLGNLSFLEICYVSATLPRMLINLWTQKRHISLFACATQMSFVLIFGNIECLLLTVMAYDRYVAICSPLHYPLVMNHKICVQLVAACWVTGVPIEIGQTSQIFSLPFCRSKQINHYFCDIPPVLKLACGDTFLNETLVFTVAVLFVMVPFLLILGSYSRITSTILKLPSATGRAKAFSTCSSHVMVVTLFFGSAIVTYLRPKSKNSSRTDKFLSLFYTVVTPMLNPLIYTLRNKDVLTALRKLIPSHRALEA, from the coding sequence ATGGAACCTCAAAAAAATCTAGTGAATGTGAATCTCACTTCAATGATGGAATTTGTTCTTTTGGGATTTTCTGACATTCCCAATCTCCAAATgtttctttttgtgatttttctgtttaCCTATGTGATAACTCTGATGGGAAATGGTATCATTATTCTCATAACTGGGACAGACCAGACTCTCCAGActcccatgtactttttcctcgGTAATCTTTCCTTCTTGGAAATCTGTTATGTGTCTGCCACTCTTCCTAGAATGCTCATAAACCTTTGGACCCAGAAAAGAcatatttctttgtttgcttgtgCAACACAGATGAGTTTTGTCCTAATATTTGGAAACATAGAGTGCCTGCTTCTTacagtgatggcctatgaccgctacgtGGCCATCTGTAGCCCCCTGCACTATCCTCTGGTCATGAACCACAAGATCTGTGTCCAGCTGGTGGCTGCCTGCTGGGTCACTGGAGTTCCAATTGAGATAGGGCAGACAAGCCAGATTTTCTCTCTGCCCTTTTGTAGATCCAAACAAATTAATCACTACTTCTGTGACATCCCCCCAGTGCTGAAGCTGGCCTGTGGGGACACGTTTCTGAACGAGACGCTGGTCTTTACAGTTGCTGTGCTTTTTGTCATGGTCCCTTTTCTGCTGATACTTGGCTCCTACAGTAGAATCACCTCCACCATCCTCAAGCTGCCATCGGCAACGGGAAGAGCAAAGGCTTTCTCCACCTGCTCATCTCATGTCATGGTTGTGACTTTATTCTTTGGATCTGCAATCGTTACATATTTACGACCCAAATCCAAAAATTCTTCCAGAACAGACAAATTTCTCTCACTTTTCTATACTGTTGTCACCCCGATGCTTAACCCCCTGATATACACTCTGAGAAATAAGGATGTCTTGACAGCCTTGAGAAAACTGATACCCTCACATAGAGCATTAGAGGCTTGA